One region of Skermanella mucosa genomic DNA includes:
- a CDS encoding AI-2E family transporter, translating into MPASTSGPRVFSPRSHSPQFQPPQSQPPQSQPSVRPLRVQPAAPAVSPGTTLGIIVTVVAALYFGRDILMPVALAILLSFALAPIVIRLRRWGLGRVLSVILVVLLMFTAILGFGTLVASQLVDLARNLPNYEQNIRAKIQSVRGATEGGGGGVIDQASEMLRDLSKELEQATTPSTEEVARQAGEDGRLEVLRPIPVEIHEPRPSPWNEIQTFLGPLVAPIGTAGIVLVFVIFMLLQREDLRDRLIRLVGANDLHRTTEAMDEAGARVSRYLLMQLIINVTYGIPVAVGLYFIGVPNPILWGVLATVLRFIPYVGPVVSAFFPIVLSFAVSPGWTDPLLTIGLFLGLELFSNNVLEPWLYGSSTGLSPLAVIAAAVVWITLWGPVGVLLATPLTVCLVVIGRHVPQLQFLHVMFGNDPVLPIEARFYQRLLARDPAEAAELVEEAAGERPLAVLYDELILPALHLAETDRQRGSFDNVTQAAIAEGIDTVVEALDDYEEPPASEDDAAENDAVRSQAAPVRVLCIAGRNELDRAAAVLTAHLLERDGFKAEALPCEAVSLRNLAKLDMSDVRLVCLSYLNPGSVQHARRVVRRLRGKLGTSTPIVVGMWSGPGTFPPADAESTISADRLETTLSGTLAHIRNQQIFGSTES; encoded by the coding sequence ATGCCAGCCTCGACGTCCGGTCCCCGGGTCTTCTCCCCGCGATCCCATTCGCCGCAATTCCAGCCGCCGCAATCCCAGCCGCCGCAATCCCAGCCGAGTGTCCGGCCGCTCCGCGTCCAGCCGGCCGCCCCGGCGGTATCGCCCGGCACGACGCTCGGCATCATCGTGACCGTCGTCGCGGCGCTCTATTTCGGCCGGGACATCCTGATGCCGGTCGCGCTGGCGATCCTGCTCAGCTTCGCGCTGGCGCCGATCGTGATCCGCCTGCGCCGCTGGGGACTGGGCCGGGTCCTCTCGGTGATCCTGGTCGTCCTGCTGATGTTCACGGCGATACTGGGCTTCGGCACCCTGGTGGCGAGCCAGCTTGTCGACCTGGCTCGCAACCTCCCGAACTACGAGCAGAACATAAGGGCCAAGATCCAGAGCGTACGGGGGGCGACCGAGGGGGGCGGCGGCGGCGTGATCGACCAGGCGTCGGAGATGCTGCGCGATCTCAGCAAGGAACTGGAGCAGGCGACCACTCCCAGTACCGAAGAGGTCGCCCGCCAAGCCGGGGAGGATGGACGGCTCGAGGTGCTGCGCCCCATCCCGGTCGAGATACACGAGCCGCGCCCATCGCCCTGGAACGAGATCCAGACCTTCCTGGGGCCGCTGGTCGCCCCGATCGGCACCGCCGGCATCGTGCTGGTGTTCGTGATCTTCATGCTGCTTCAGCGGGAGGACCTGAGAGATCGCCTGATCCGGCTGGTCGGGGCCAACGACCTGCACCGGACGACCGAGGCGATGGACGAGGCCGGGGCCCGGGTCAGCCGATACCTGCTGATGCAGCTGATCATCAATGTCACCTACGGCATCCCGGTCGCGGTCGGCCTCTACTTCATCGGCGTGCCCAACCCCATACTGTGGGGCGTGCTGGCGACGGTGCTGCGCTTCATACCCTATGTCGGCCCGGTCGTGTCGGCCTTCTTCCCCATAGTCCTGTCGTTCGCGGTGTCGCCCGGATGGACCGACCCGCTGCTGACCATCGGCCTGTTCCTGGGGCTGGAGCTGTTCAGCAACAACGTGCTGGAACCCTGGCTCTACGGCAGCAGCACCGGCCTGTCGCCGCTGGCCGTGATCGCGGCGGCCGTGGTCTGGATCACCCTCTGGGGGCCGGTCGGGGTCCTGCTCGCGACGCCGCTGACGGTCTGCCTCGTCGTCATCGGCCGACACGTGCCGCAGCTCCAGTTCCTCCACGTGATGTTCGGCAACGATCCCGTCCTGCCGATCGAGGCCAGGTTCTATCAGAGATTGCTCGCCCGTGACCCCGCGGAAGCGGCGGAACTGGTGGAGGAAGCCGCCGGCGAACGTCCGCTCGCGGTCCTCTACGACGAGTTGATCCTGCCCGCCCTCCATCTCGCGGAGACCGACCGCCAGCGCGGCTCCTTCGACAACGTCACCCAGGCGGCCATCGCCGAAGGCATCGACACCGTGGTGGAAGCGCTCGACGACTATGAGGAGCCACCGGCCTCGGAAGATGATGCCGCCGAGAACGATGCCGTCAGAAGCCAGGCGGCTCCCGTCCGCGTCCTGTGCATCGCCGGCCGGAACGAGCTGGACCGGGCGGCGGCGGTCCTTACGGCCCATCTGCTGGAGCGGGACGGGTTCAAGGCGGAAGCCCTGCCCTGCGAGGCCGTATCGCTCCGCAACCTCGCCAAGCTCGACATGTCGGATGTCCGGCTCGTCTGCCTGTCGTATCTCAACCCTGGATCGGTCCAGCATGCCCGGCGGGTGGTGAGACGCCTGCGTGGCAAGCTGGGCACTTCGACTCCCATCGTGGTCGGGATGTGGAGCGGACCAGGCACTTTCCCCCCGGCGGATGCAGAGAGCACCATATCGGCGGACAGGCTGGAAACCACCCTGTCCGGAACGCTCGCCCATATCAGGAATCAGCAAATCTTCGGGAGTACAGAGAGCTGA
- the ggt gene encoding gamma-glutamyltransferase, producing the protein MGRGRRQVVLSIIAGAVGTVAATLPVWALQLNDRLPPEIATGFRQKPLVEAESEMVVSANAEASRAGLAVLERGGNAIDAAIAVQLVLGLTEPQSSGLGGGAFLVYHDAAADRLITLDARETAPGAATPARFEGMSLADAIESGLSTGVPGTPKLIEEMHRRFGSLPLSDLAARAIELARGGFEISPRLADSIKASTRIPNDPVARSYFFNPDGTPKQAATLLRNEDYAQSVESLARHGNADAFYKGAIRDDIISTVRREPRAGDMVSEDFTSYRVKERAPVCGVYREHRVCGMGPPSSGGIAVAQILAMLEPFDMAAAGANTARSVQLYTQANRLAFADRNRYVADGDFVDVPVRGLLDPQYLKTRAGLIGAERDMGPAEPGDPPFRTGRLLDGMHRDVPATSHVSIVDRFGNAVSMTTTIESAFGSGRMVRGFMLNNELTDFSFAAGTPEQPVANRVEPGKRPRSSMAPTIVFDRDGKVKYVLGSPGGSSIISYVAQSIVALVDWGLDPQQVAALPHFQNNNGKAPATLLEAGTSVTDLAAELERMGHGVSVTELTSGLSIIAMEDGKLLGGADIRRENLAVGR; encoded by the coding sequence ATGGGCCGGGGGCGCAGACAGGTCGTTTTATCCATCATCGCCGGCGCGGTCGGCACCGTAGCGGCGACGCTGCCGGTATGGGCACTTCAGTTGAACGACCGGCTCCCGCCGGAAATCGCCACCGGCTTCCGCCAGAAGCCCCTGGTCGAGGCCGAAAGCGAAATGGTCGTCTCGGCCAACGCGGAAGCATCGCGCGCCGGTCTGGCCGTCCTTGAGCGGGGCGGCAACGCGATCGATGCCGCGATCGCGGTCCAGCTCGTCCTCGGGCTGACGGAGCCACAGTCCTCCGGGCTCGGCGGAGGCGCCTTCCTTGTCTATCACGATGCGGCGGCCGACCGGCTGATCACCCTCGACGCGCGGGAGACGGCGCCGGGAGCCGCGACGCCTGCCCGGTTCGAGGGAATGTCCCTGGCCGACGCGATCGAAAGCGGGCTCTCGACCGGCGTTCCGGGAACGCCGAAGCTGATCGAGGAGATGCACCGCCGCTTCGGGTCGCTGCCGCTTTCCGACCTTGCGGCGCGCGCGATCGAGCTGGCACGCGGCGGGTTCGAGATATCGCCGCGTCTCGCCGACTCGATCAAGGCTTCGACCCGCATCCCCAACGATCCCGTCGCCAGGTCCTATTTCTTCAACCCGGACGGAACGCCCAAGCAGGCCGCCACGCTGCTGCGCAACGAGGACTACGCACAGTCGGTCGAGTCCCTGGCGCGGCACGGCAATGCCGACGCCTTTTATAAGGGCGCTATCCGGGACGACATCATCTCGACGGTTCGTCGGGAGCCTCGGGCAGGGGACATGGTCTCCGAAGATTTCACCTCCTATCGGGTCAAGGAGCGCGCCCCGGTCTGCGGGGTCTACCGTGAGCACAGGGTCTGCGGCATGGGACCGCCGTCATCGGGCGGCATCGCGGTGGCCCAGATCCTGGCGATGCTGGAGCCGTTCGACATGGCCGCCGCCGGGGCCAACACGGCGCGGTCGGTGCAGCTCTATACCCAGGCCAACCGGCTGGCCTTCGCGGACCGCAACAGGTACGTCGCCGATGGCGACTTCGTCGACGTACCCGTACGCGGGCTGCTGGATCCTCAGTACCTCAAGACGCGCGCCGGCCTGATCGGCGCCGAGCGTGACATGGGGCCGGCGGAACCCGGCGATCCGCCGTTCAGGACGGGCCGGTTGCTCGACGGAATGCACCGCGACGTTCCCGCCACCAGCCATGTTTCGATCGTGGACCGGTTCGGCAACGCGGTGTCGATGACGACCACCATAGAAAGCGCGTTCGGATCGGGGCGCATGGTGCGCGGCTTCATGCTCAACAACGAGCTGACGGACTTCTCTTTCGCGGCGGGCACGCCGGAGCAGCCGGTCGCCAACCGGGTGGAGCCGGGCAAGCGGCCGCGCAGCTCGATGGCGCCGACGATCGTGTTCGACCGGGACGGAAAGGTTAAATACGTGCTCGGGTCGCCCGGCGGCTCCTCGATCATCTCCTACGTCGCGCAGAGTATCGTGGCGCTGGTCGATTGGGGATTGGATCCGCAGCAGGTAGCGGCGCTGCCGCATTTTCAGAACAACAACGGAAAAGCGCCCGCGACCCTGCTGGAAGCCGGTACGTCGGTCACCGATCTTGCGGCCGAGTTGGAGCGGATGGGCCACGGCGTCTCGGTGACCGAGCTGACCAGCGGCCTCAGCATCATCGCGATGGAGGACGGGAAGTTGTTGGGCGGCGCCGATATCCGGCGCGAGAACCTGGCGGTCGGCCGGTGA